One segment of Arthrobacter sp. MMS18-M83 DNA contains the following:
- a CDS encoding LssY C-terminal domain-containing protein, translated as MFLLAGIITPLEINDRLHLVQPVRLSAAVKQPLLIAVAAPLLFAGIFGAQLTPLTVLERQETAQALPALDAAAIRQLPIYSETLTGARMEPINFIYLGSQQQIEDLFKRAGWYKADPSTLGNTLRSILVAVRNEQYLTAPVTPSYLDARPETVAFEKPTDANTLVQRHHTRIWRTNFTIGGQPVWVATASFDRGIGIGTKSGLPTHHIDPNIDAERAYILQSLKVAQPHLVHVVDAQQGHNPTGDGFFTDGQAAVLNPENLNP; from the coding sequence TTGTTTCTTCTCGCCGGCATCATCACACCGTTGGAGATCAACGACCGGTTGCACCTGGTCCAACCGGTGAGACTCAGCGCCGCGGTCAAACAGCCGCTGTTAATCGCCGTTGCCGCTCCCTTGCTGTTCGCCGGAATATTCGGCGCCCAGCTCACGCCCCTGACCGTCCTTGAACGTCAGGAGACAGCCCAGGCGTTGCCTGCGTTGGACGCGGCCGCCATCAGGCAGTTGCCCATCTACAGCGAAACGTTGACCGGGGCCAGAATGGAACCGATAAACTTCATCTACCTCGGCAGCCAGCAGCAGATCGAGGACCTGTTCAAAAGGGCCGGATGGTACAAAGCCGACCCCTCGACCCTGGGCAACACCCTGCGTTCCATCCTCGTCGCAGTACGCAACGAGCAGTACCTCACCGCTCCGGTCACGCCGTCCTATCTGGATGCCCGGCCCGAGACAGTGGCATTCGAAAAACCCACCGACGCCAACACCCTCGTACAGCGGCACCACACAAGGATCTGGAGAACCAATTTCACCATCGGCGGCCAACCCGTGTGGGTCGCCACGGCCAGCTTCGACCGCGGCATCGGGATAGGAACGAAATCAGGATTGCCAACCCACCACATCGACCCGAATATCGACGCGGAAAGGGCATACATCCTGCAATCGCTGAAAGTGGCACAGCCCCACTTGGTGCACGTCGTGGACGCCCAGCAGGGACACAACCCAACCGGCGACGGGTTCTTCACCGACGGCCAGGCCGCTGTACTCAATCCCGAAAACCTGAACCCGTAG
- a CDS encoding amidohydrolase — protein sequence MEHLNHLIADVEALAPEFTALSDAIWDEPELRWEEHTAVARQITVAQKYGFSITRDVAGIPTAFVAEKGSTGPVIAFLGEYDALAELSQDSGNPERCPAPGNHSGNGQGCGHHLLGAGSLLAAVATARYLEKNGLPGRVRYYGCPAEEAAAGKSFMVKGRAFAGVDTAITWHPFASTLWKQNLMLAYTQVYFHYKGVAAHAGASPHMGRSALDAVELLNVGTNFLREHMPDTARIHYAITDAGGLSPNVVQPQASAYYIIRATDGQQMRALYERVLKVAQGAALMTETELTVEFDGACSEILPNDALEQVLYQNVKALGGVPFDAADQATAARFTAGLDRREVRNAKTSIGWSPNEEKALHDEIPAPDTLPRLQLTGSSDVGDVSWSVPTVQIMAAGFALGTPFHTWQVVAQGKLPAAHKGMIYAAKAMAGTAVSLLSDPALIAHAKSEFDAITAETPYICPIPDDVLAPPIRRAKVGAHQNELEMQSV from the coding sequence ATGGAGCACCTGAATCATCTAATTGCCGACGTCGAGGCCTTGGCCCCGGAATTCACTGCCTTGTCTGACGCGATCTGGGACGAGCCCGAGCTGCGCTGGGAGGAACATACCGCGGTCGCCCGACAGATTACAGTGGCTCAGAAGTACGGGTTCTCCATCACGCGTGATGTCGCAGGGATCCCCACCGCGTTCGTTGCCGAAAAGGGTTCTACAGGCCCCGTGATCGCATTCCTTGGAGAGTATGACGCCTTGGCAGAGCTAAGCCAGGACAGTGGAAACCCTGAGCGCTGCCCGGCCCCGGGCAACCACTCCGGAAACGGGCAGGGTTGCGGCCATCACCTGCTGGGCGCCGGCTCGCTGCTTGCGGCCGTCGCCACCGCCCGGTATCTGGAAAAGAACGGCCTGCCAGGCCGGGTACGGTACTACGGGTGCCCCGCTGAGGAAGCAGCGGCCGGCAAGAGCTTCATGGTCAAAGGCCGGGCTTTCGCCGGGGTCGACACCGCAATAACCTGGCACCCATTCGCCAGCACCCTGTGGAAACAGAACCTGATGCTGGCCTACACCCAGGTGTACTTCCACTACAAAGGTGTCGCGGCGCACGCTGGCGCATCACCACACATGGGCCGCAGCGCGCTTGACGCTGTTGAACTCCTGAACGTGGGCACCAATTTCCTGCGGGAACACATGCCCGACACCGCACGGATCCACTACGCCATCACTGACGCCGGCGGCCTATCCCCCAACGTCGTGCAGCCCCAGGCCTCGGCGTACTACATCATTCGGGCCACGGACGGGCAGCAAATGCGCGCCCTCTACGAACGGGTGCTCAAGGTGGCACAGGGAGCTGCCCTAATGACCGAAACCGAACTTACTGTCGAATTTGACGGCGCGTGCTCCGAAATTCTTCCCAACGATGCCCTCGAACAGGTTCTATATCAGAACGTAAAGGCCCTCGGCGGCGTACCGTTCGACGCCGCGGACCAGGCTACCGCCGCCCGTTTCACTGCAGGACTGGATCGCCGGGAAGTACGCAACGCCAAGACCTCCATCGGATGGAGCCCAAACGAGGAAAAGGCCCTCCACGACGAAATACCGGCCCCGGACACGCTGCCGCGCCTGCAACTGACCGGATCAAGCGATGTTGGCGACGTCAGCTGGTCAGTGCCCACCGTTCAGATCATGGCTGCGGGCTTCGCCCTAGGCACCCCGTTCCACACCTGGCAAGTCGTCGCCCAAGGCAAGTTGCCTGCAGCCCACAAAGGCATGATCTATGCTGCAAAAGCGATGGCCGGAACCGCTGTCTCCCTATTGTCCGACCCTGCGCTGATTGCCCACGCCAAATCTGAGTTCGACGCAATCACGGCAGAAACTCCTTATATTTGCCCGATCCCCGACGACGTCCTGGCGCCACCGATCCGCCGTGCAAAAGTCGGCGCCCACCAAAACGAACTTGAAATGCAGAGCGTCTAA
- a CDS encoding GNAT family N-acetyltransferase, producing MAASLISLAALVGPQDLKPAAHALRNIKATDLPPLAELYVHSYGDGTSPRDREKAAHRISAVLKGSHGTLIPQASLLTADAEGRIIAAILTTARDFGTAGPGTAFIAELFTDPDHRRQGLAEELLNHALQALHDTGHRTVAVTVDSTNAAAVALYLSRDFRRPTQPAENN from the coding sequence GTGGCGGCCTCTTTGATCTCACTTGCAGCACTCGTTGGGCCCCAGGACCTCAAACCCGCAGCCCATGCCCTGCGGAACATCAAAGCCACGGACCTGCCCCCACTCGCGGAACTCTATGTCCACTCCTACGGCGACGGAACATCCCCTCGGGACAGGGAAAAAGCCGCGCACAGGATCAGCGCCGTCCTCAAAGGCTCCCACGGAACCCTCATCCCGCAGGCCTCCCTGCTAACTGCCGACGCGGAAGGCCGTATCATCGCCGCCATCCTCACCACGGCGCGGGACTTTGGAACAGCCGGACCTGGCACGGCTTTCATCGCAGAACTTTTCACCGACCCCGATCACCGCAGACAGGGCCTCGCAGAAGAACTCCTCAACCACGCCCTGCAGGCCCTTCACGATACGGGCCACCGAACCGTGGCCGTCACCGTTGACAGCACCAACGCTGCCGCCGTCGCCCTCTACCTCTCCCGGGACTTCCGCCGCCCCACCCAGCCCGCAGAGAACAACTAA
- a CDS encoding ACT domain-containing protein: protein MNTLAVNTELPFAVKVLVLTVATSLLGIWVAEPSVRRLLRGWLHAPALRHRRRLTEAPALWRARTYLDDQPGALERVTGALAHRGVNILSIHVHLLQDGVLDELILSAPDGLTERRLLAALQSGGGRESRVWPTTALALADGQTRALSLAAHLVANTDELPLTVAEHLGATVLTDAPQRPGQPTAEIPGTVLKIPSSRGPLFFFRAAEPFTPAESARAHRLAELAEVVELTALAKERPAAKART, encoded by the coding sequence GTGAACACCTTGGCGGTGAACACGGAGTTGCCGTTCGCGGTGAAGGTCCTGGTGTTGACCGTGGCTACGAGCCTGCTGGGCATCTGGGTGGCGGAGCCTTCCGTGCGGCGGCTCCTGCGCGGATGGCTGCACGCGCCGGCGCTGCGCCACCGCAGGCGCCTGACGGAGGCGCCGGCTCTCTGGCGCGCCCGGACCTACCTTGACGATCAGCCCGGCGCCCTGGAACGGGTGACCGGCGCCCTTGCACACCGGGGCGTCAATATCCTTAGCATCCATGTGCACCTCCTTCAGGACGGGGTCCTGGACGAACTTATCCTCTCGGCTCCGGACGGTCTCACCGAAAGGCGGCTGCTCGCCGCCCTGCAGAGCGGTGGCGGCCGGGAGTCCAGGGTCTGGCCGACGACCGCCCTCGCCCTTGCTGACGGTCAGACCAGGGCTTTGTCTCTGGCCGCCCATCTCGTGGCAAACACGGATGAACTTCCGCTCACCGTCGCTGAGCATCTCGGCGCCACGGTCCTTACCGACGCCCCGCAGCGGCCCGGGCAGCCAACAGCCGAGATTCCGGGCACAGTGTTGAAAATCCCTTCATCCAGGGGTCCGCTCTTCTTTTTCCGGGCTGCCGAGCCGTTCACCCCGGCAGAGTCCGCCCGGGCGCACCGGCTCGCGGAACTCGCCGAAGTCGTCGAACTCACCGCGCTGGCCAAAGAACGCCCCGCAGCCAAGGCGCGTACCTGA
- a CDS encoding amidohydrolase: MTISMDTTITSQQLREIVRTSVEDAGPSLLELSHKIHSLAEVSWEEHQSASLVATFLRENGFDVTEAAYGVPTSVEAVYGTGELTVVVCAEYDALPEVGHACGHNMIAAAGVGAALALKPVADAAGMRIKLLGTPAEEHGGGKVSLLQAGAWEDASFSLMVHGATGPDRSVAAMGAAAVERFQVQYKGSEAHAAGAPDKAINAGAAASLAMVNMAMLRQHLPANANINAFISHGGGATNVIAGETTLQVEVRARDIDVWRDLKRRVLACFEGAAIATGCTWTHHQTEHPYAPLNTHEGLGKAWDSNMEEIGRPVDTTPIFGGGSTDMGNVSQVLPALHGMVSVRNSTAVPHHPDFTAAASSPEGDQMVLDGATVMALTVLDAALDPALRAELLELQAAREPGATTSTLEA, encoded by the coding sequence ATGACCATCTCCATGGACACCACGATCACCAGCCAGCAACTCCGCGAAATTGTAAGGACCTCCGTTGAGGACGCCGGGCCGTCACTCCTGGAACTCAGCCACAAGATCCATTCCCTGGCCGAGGTCTCCTGGGAAGAGCACCAATCAGCCTCGCTCGTTGCCACCTTCCTGCGTGAAAACGGCTTTGATGTTACCGAGGCCGCATACGGGGTACCCACTTCCGTCGAGGCCGTGTACGGCACCGGTGAGCTGACAGTCGTCGTCTGCGCCGAGTACGACGCACTGCCGGAAGTCGGCCACGCCTGCGGCCACAACATGATCGCCGCCGCAGGAGTCGGCGCCGCTCTGGCCCTCAAACCAGTGGCCGACGCCGCCGGAATGCGCATCAAGCTCCTGGGCACCCCGGCCGAAGAACACGGCGGAGGCAAAGTATCACTGCTACAGGCCGGCGCATGGGAAGACGCATCCTTCTCCCTCATGGTCCACGGTGCCACCGGCCCCGACCGCAGCGTCGCAGCCATGGGCGCCGCCGCCGTCGAACGATTTCAAGTGCAGTACAAAGGCAGCGAAGCCCACGCAGCCGGAGCACCAGACAAAGCCATCAACGCTGGAGCCGCCGCAAGCCTCGCCATGGTGAACATGGCCATGCTCCGCCAGCACCTCCCAGCGAACGCCAACATCAACGCCTTCATTTCCCACGGTGGAGGAGCCACCAACGTCATCGCCGGCGAAACCACACTTCAAGTGGAAGTCCGCGCCCGGGACATCGACGTATGGCGGGACCTCAAGCGCCGAGTGCTGGCATGCTTCGAAGGCGCCGCCATCGCCACCGGATGCACCTGGACGCACCACCAAACTGAACACCCCTACGCGCCGCTCAACACCCACGAAGGGCTGGGTAAGGCCTGGGACAGCAACATGGAGGAAATCGGCCGACCGGTCGACACGACCCCGATCTTCGGTGGCGGTTCCACGGACATGGGCAACGTCTCCCAAGTACTCCCTGCCCTGCACGGCATGGTCTCTGTCCGCAACAGCACCGCCGTGCCGCACCACCCAGACTTCACGGCGGCAGCATCGTCGCCCGAAGGCGACCAAATGGTTCTCGACGGCGCGACCGTCATGGCCCTGACCGTCTTGGACGCCGCCCTCGACCCGGCACTCCGGGCTGAACTGCTGGAATTGCAGGCCGCCCGCGAACCGGGCGCCACGACAAGCACATTGGAAGCGTGA
- a CDS encoding aspartate/glutamate racemase family protein, whose protein sequence is MRVGLIRALTTSDRRILHAHADLLAGSFGFDVLTRCIPDQPFGVYDDASSRTAAPKVAALAQQMAGGVDALIISCCADPGLTETRAVLDIPVIGAGSAAAAAALAFGGRAGVLGLTHQAPGPIAEALGETMLLIDGPDSSGIPEGFLTPTGIFDALAQAHMLVDAGAELIVPGSTGLSSIGMTAVLRDRLGVPVIDPVTAAGSVLLSGAAARTMQLV, encoded by the coding sequence ATGAGGGTAGGACTTATCAGGGCGTTGACGACCTCGGACCGGCGGATACTTCACGCGCACGCGGACCTGCTGGCCGGAAGTTTCGGGTTTGACGTGCTCACCCGTTGTATCCCGGACCAGCCGTTCGGAGTATACGATGATGCCTCATCCCGGACCGCGGCCCCGAAAGTGGCGGCCCTGGCCCAGCAGATGGCAGGCGGGGTTGATGCGTTGATCATCAGTTGCTGCGCCGACCCGGGGCTGACCGAAACACGGGCCGTCCTCGATATACCTGTCATTGGCGCCGGGTCCGCCGCGGCGGCTGCAGCCCTGGCATTCGGGGGCCGGGCAGGGGTCCTTGGCCTAACACACCAGGCGCCGGGCCCGATCGCTGAAGCCCTCGGGGAGACCATGCTGCTCATCGATGGACCCGACAGTTCCGGGATCCCCGAGGGGTTTCTCACTCCCACGGGGATCTTCGATGCCTTGGCCCAGGCGCACATGCTCGTTGACGCCGGCGCGGAACTTATCGTCCCAGGCAGCACCGGGCTGTCGAGCATCGGGATGACCGCCGTCCTCCGGGACAGGCTCGGGGTGCCGGTCATCGATCCGGTCACCGCGGCCGGATCTGTCCTCCTTTCCGGAGCGGCCGCCCGAACAATGCAACTGGTCTGA
- a CDS encoding DUF5058 family protein yields MRSSVATTVVDPGSTDIQPLINHPVLWICAAGVFSVIILQSVIYFRAINRAAGDADLSRSQVRGSVRTGAVAAIGPSLAVALIAISLLPLFGTPAVLTRIGLVGSAAFDVAAAGLAAGTQGAQLGGPTYTQKIFALGFAAMTMGGLLWMLATLILTPILSKGDAKLRQVNPAVMTIVPAAALLAAFFTLTFQETLKSPVHLLTVISSTTAMGLCLLVARRFHLPWLREWGLGIAIFVSLAVAYLVTSSAPVA; encoded by the coding sequence ATGAGGAGTAGCGTGGCTACTACAGTTGTCGATCCGGGCTCGACGGATATCCAGCCCTTGATCAATCACCCGGTGCTGTGGATCTGCGCCGCCGGTGTTTTCTCGGTGATCATCCTTCAGTCCGTGATCTATTTCAGGGCGATCAACCGAGCCGCCGGCGATGCCGATCTCAGCCGGTCCCAGGTTCGAGGTTCTGTACGAACCGGAGCGGTGGCGGCGATCGGCCCGTCACTGGCTGTGGCCCTTATCGCGATCTCGCTGCTGCCGTTGTTCGGAACTCCCGCAGTGCTGACCAGGATTGGTTTGGTCGGCTCCGCGGCCTTCGACGTCGCGGCAGCAGGACTGGCGGCGGGAACGCAAGGTGCGCAGCTCGGAGGCCCCACATACACGCAAAAGATCTTCGCCTTGGGCTTTGCTGCCATGACAATGGGCGGTCTTCTCTGGATGCTCGCAACCCTGATCCTGACGCCGATTCTGAGCAAGGGCGACGCCAAGCTCCGCCAAGTCAACCCTGCGGTCATGACCATTGTTCCTGCTGCGGCACTGTTGGCGGCGTTTTTTACCTTGACATTCCAGGAGACCCTCAAGTCACCGGTGCACCTGCTCACGGTGATCTCTTCAACCACAGCCATGGGACTGTGCCTCCTGGTTGCTAGGCGCTTCCATCTCCCATGGCTCCGCGAATGGGGCCTGGGTATCGCAATTTTCGTCTCTCTTGCCGTCGCCTACCTCGTGACCAGCTCCGCGCCGGTCGCCTGA